One Nicotiana tomentosiformis chromosome 1, ASM39032v3, whole genome shotgun sequence genomic window, TAGTACAAGGGCAAATGTGACCAAACTATATATAGCtccctttaaaagggcgctatacaTGAAGTTGATTAGACTAGCGGGTATAACGCagtttattaaggcgctatatGCGCCTTAATAAACTGCGCTATACCCCTTCAAATATTCGTCCCTTCCCTTCCCCTCCTCCCCCTACAGAACCAAAAcaaccccctcccccctccccctcccattTTAAAAATCAAACCAGCGGTCCCCCCATTAACGACCCAAAAAAACTTGAGTGGACCCCACTCATCccacaaaaagtaaagattaTTTGTCTCACATCCTAGCTAAGCATTCTCTCGttgtgggttgctcgtttcggaTTCAAATCTTCATCTTTCCAAAAAATATAAATCGAGGTATTTCAATTTAGTTTTTGTCGAAACTAGTATAAAAACTACATATTAGTTATTTTAAATGTGTTCTATATTGTTTTGTGTTTTGTTTTGCGATTAAactagtatgttatttttatccggactaagatattagtgtgctaaaaaaatatgtaaaaattgaGATATCATTATTATTTGTTCAAAAAAATGTTAataagttactttttactgttgtatatatattttcgtgaatgttttgtgattaaatatatttattatttttatctggtttagattatttatttacttaaagATTAGTAATATAAtacccttttagcgtagtaaaatataGTGCCTTTTAACATAGTATCCTTGTAgatattgaaattaatcatttaagtagtACGAAACatacataacgtagtatttaaccgcgttatgcttcgcgtgttaaagattctttcgggtacaatacagcTTTTGTAAGCGGGCAGCTTTTCAGGTTGACAAGACAACAcatataacgtagtatttaaccacgCTATCCTATTACATAcgggactatatatatatatatatatatatatatatatatatatatatatatatatatatatatatatattcacataattaTCAAACATCTTCCTCCTCCGACAGTGtagttttttaataattttagatTGAAATTCGAAAGTCAACATAATAAGTTTGAttttttaatccaatactatttttGATAACATGAACGAGAGGGAGAAATTTATTAATTTACTCCACTgataatgttaaatatcaataagatttaacaacaatggaaacataattttatttgatacattttgCAACATAAAgaagtacatacacttattacaaccacattacggaaacaaaacactacgtgtatccttgatagtCGGGCACATTAGATGAATTTCCACTAGGAGCTggattaccaccgccacccaaaccagctgaaggacatttacgacggtcgtgtcctgtttgcgagcatatgccacatttgcgcgcataaacggtatcaccaacatccatttggttccgtatacgcgttcttttttgcacttgtcgCTGATGCAAAAACTCCTTGTTACACACTATTTTATatggttccggcggccaataatgctcagcacccactggctgcaactgcccactataggtgtttaagtatgcagcaacactatattgtttatcaacgtagttggttggccctaaacctgtatgttgaaagtaCTTGATGGTATGTGAGCAtggcatgtggtagatggaccatttcccacaagagcataaccttctagaTTCATTTATGGTGTGTACACTATTCCCCCAATTTTGATGGATAGCgatgcgaacttcaaaaatatttcggtcGTGATCATATtgtaaaaatgaatgccaatgtgctcgtcgcgtgtatttctcaaatcttttcattggttgtgacataaattcaacacccatttCCATCAATGATGTTACAGCTgcagccctttcaacaaacctctctgtCATCTGCTTGAATGATattcgcaccatggcagtgacaggcaatcctcgtgcagacttcaataactcGTTGAAAgcctctgacacatttgtagtcagagtTCTCCATCTTCTgtcaccatccgcatgcaaagtccacttttcaagcttatgtcgcatcaaccaacgataggctgcctcgtcttcctgcctgatagattccataTGCCTCGGAAATTTATGCTCTTGGTGATCTGTCGCAGCCATCCatattaaatcatgcaaatccttgttgggatgtgccttctgaaaattggccttcaggtgcctcacacagtaacggtggtaggcatatggTTCTTGCCATACAGGCAAATTCTCTAAAGAACTTATAATACCACTAtgtcgatcagatattagacaaatacctgaacgttgTTTGATAACGTGatctttcaagtggttcaaaaatagtatccacgtctcttggctttcattggcacaaatagcaaaagctaaaggaaatatacttccattagcatctactgcaacggcgatcaacagcttaatatcatactttccatagacatgagtgccgtctatggatattaccgaccGGTAATGCAAAAAACCATCAATTTCTTATTTAAATGCCGAGAACACGtatttgaatatatattctggtattcccggactccgctcaagtTTCCATTCAACAACGGTCCAGgagttaaagtgttgcaatgcggccatgtacttgggtagagatgcaaatgacttatcccagttaccataaacaatttcaaacgcacgtttgcgctcgagaaatgcctttcttttggtaatagtacatccatattcctggtggacggatgtaatgcactctttgatcttgtaccttatggacgcttcaatgtatGAAATcaggacaagagaaatcaagtcaacatccaagttgaagtgattcccactgaatgtgttcatttcacaagtgtgggtgccaatgtatttacccactttCTACATACCTGTTTTTTTCTTGCTCGCACGCAACATCCAatgacaacccgtaaaccatctatGACAAACAACCTTGTATATATCCGGAGTTGActcccataccgtcatctcaTAACACTCTTTTACGCTGTAAATTTTagccgccctgcttaggcgcattttatcaggaaaaagcatgccGTTTGCCAGCACTGTTGGTCTAGAGTCATCCCACATTGCGGTCCAAATTTTGCcagtatcccttgtgagggcatccacatacggtatacttggcaaatgatcaaggtagggaattttccttgaatgaaacggcacttgggactcgtacactcttggtctaacgagg contains:
- the LOC138907248 gene encoding uncharacterized protein, producing MSTYYDFENEQVEPHVLTQLPEDDIFNLADAQSQEENSDYDNNADESRDDTPFSDKGGDEEEENVGPDLTREHAPPSQETWILFLNHLKDHVIKQRSGICLISDRHSGIISSLENLPVWQEPYAYHRYCVRHLKANFQKAHPNKDLHDLIWMAATDHQEHKFPRHMESIRQEDEAAYRWLMRHKLEKWTLHADGDRRWRTLTTNVSEAFNELLKSARGLPVTAMVRISFKQMTERFVERAAAVTSLMEMGVEFMSQPMKRFEKYTRRAHWHSFLQYDHDRNIFEVRIAIHQNWGNSVHTINESRRLCSCGKWSIYHMPCSHTIKYFQHTGLGPTNYVDKQYSVAAYLNTYSGQLQPVGAEHYWPPEPYKIVCNKEFLHQRQVQKRTRIRNQMDVGDTVYARKCGICSQTGHDRRKCPSAGLGGGGNPAPSGNSSNVPDYQGYT